A single region of the Bacillus cereus genome encodes:
- a CDS encoding NAD(P)/FAD-dependent oxidoreductase — translation MNREELFDVTVIGGGPAGLYSAFYSGLREMKTKIIEFQPQLGGKIHVYPEKMIWDIGGLLPVTGEKLIEQLVQQGLTFQPEVVLNTKIESIIRNEDGIFTLKTSNGEEHFSKTVIVATGSGILNPQKLSIEGAERFEVSNLNYTVKSLKRFKDKTVIISGGGNSAIDWANELEPIAKKVYLTYRKEELSGHEAQVKQLMNSSAECFFNTSITKLIAGDNHETIEYVELTNHETGEVSQLSIDEVIINHGYERDITLLENSELDVAIVDNYFIAGNANSESSVDGLYAAGDILKHDGKLHLIAGAFQDAGNAVNKAKQFIQPDASEYGMVSSHNEVFKKRNRELIKQMMK, via the coding sequence ATGAATCGAGAAGAATTATTTGATGTAACTGTGATAGGTGGAGGACCTGCAGGGCTTTATTCGGCTTTTTATAGTGGACTAAGAGAGATGAAAACGAAAATAATAGAATTTCAACCACAGTTAGGTGGTAAAATACATGTTTATCCGGAGAAAATGATCTGGGATATTGGCGGGTTATTACCGGTTACTGGCGAGAAATTAATCGAGCAACTTGTACAGCAAGGATTAACATTTCAGCCTGAAGTTGTATTGAATACAAAAATAGAATCAATTATTCGTAATGAAGATGGTATTTTTACGTTGAAAACAAGCAATGGAGAAGAACATTTTTCAAAAACAGTGATCGTCGCAACTGGGAGTGGTATATTGAATCCACAAAAGTTGTCAATTGAAGGTGCGGAGAGATTCGAAGTCTCGAATTTAAATTATACAGTTAAATCGTTAAAACGTTTCAAAGATAAAACGGTAATTATTTCAGGTGGAGGGAACTCTGCAATTGATTGGGCGAATGAATTAGAACCAATCGCGAAAAAAGTTTATTTAACATATAGAAAAGAAGAATTATCTGGTCACGAGGCACAAGTCAAACAACTTATGAATAGTTCAGCAGAATGTTTCTTTAATACATCGATTACAAAATTAATTGCTGGTGATAACCATGAAACGATTGAATATGTAGAATTAACAAATCATGAAACGGGAGAGGTTTCTCAGTTATCTATCGATGAAGTTATTATTAATCATGGATATGAACGTGACATTACATTATTGGAAAATAGTGAGCTAGATGTCGCAATTGTAGATAATTACTTTATTGCAGGGAATGCAAATAGTGAATCCTCGGTAGACGGATTATATGCTGCTGGAGATATTTTAAAGCATGACGGAAAATTACATTTAATTGCAGGGGCATTCCAAGATGCTGGAAATGCTGTGAATAAAGCGAAACAATTTATTCAACCAGATGCAAGTGAGTATGGTATGGTTTCTTCTCATAATGAGGTATTTAAGAAGAGAAATCGAGAATTGATTAAGCAGATGATGAAATAA
- a CDS encoding helix-turn-helix domain-containing protein — MNTLYITIEEAAEYLNLPKSYVEDLIQQKKVRALFDGEQYLLNKEQFNTHLEQMEKYKQLVEEILNEPIPEDMDVKDED, encoded by the coding sequence ATGAACACATTGTATATAACGATAGAAGAGGCTGCGGAATATTTGAATTTACCCAAATCGTATGTTGAAGATTTAATTCAGCAAAAGAAAGTTCGTGCACTGTTTGATGGAGAGCAATATTTATTAAACAAGGAACAGTTTAATACACATTTAGAACAAATGGAGAAATATAAGCAATTAGTGGAAGAAATATTAAATGAGCCAATTCCGGAAGATATGGATGTTAAAGACGAAGATTAA
- a CDS encoding ATP-binding protein, whose protein sequence is MNKYKSLIYEEREALKVFILLFYIIFFLYDAIYYFVYPAMNINGTAVGWPKGSLGIGVYIFVIALFPISIYLQKRGYVYSIKYLFLFGYMFINLINNLMIYLRTDRAFEHGSMVEMLLILFAPVFVNRKYFYLVSFSVIGKYVLFTLILQDLKVVIPLVLCIFYFIISHSLLKRFQSYVRTVFEMMNNMKETENLAVIGTMSTTIAHEIRNPLTALKGFTQMQKERNPEDMISYEIMLQEIERINGFVSELMLLGKPKPTNYEWCNIREILLYVVQLMESYASQYKVKVYLQGDGNLPVINGDDKQLKQVLLNIIKNGIESMPEGGDIHIRAYEKTKGYLCISVEDQGLGIEKEKLEKIGKAFYTTKENGTGLGLMITYKIIKEHQGSITVQSSMGVGTKVEIYLPTV, encoded by the coding sequence ATGAACAAATACAAGAGCTTGATTTATGAAGAAAGAGAAGCTTTAAAAGTATTTATATTATTATTCTATATTATATTCTTTTTATATGACGCTATATATTATTTTGTATATCCTGCTATGAACATTAATGGAACAGCGGTAGGTTGGCCAAAAGGCAGCCTTGGGATAGGCGTATATATATTTGTAATAGCATTATTTCCTATTTCAATATATCTTCAAAAAAGAGGCTATGTATATTCTATAAAATATTTATTTTTATTTGGGTACATGTTCATTAATCTTATTAATAATTTAATGATTTATTTGCGAACGGATAGAGCTTTTGAACATGGTAGTATGGTAGAAATGTTATTAATTTTATTTGCACCAGTTTTCGTGAACAGAAAATATTTTTATTTAGTTTCCTTTAGTGTAATTGGAAAGTATGTACTTTTTACATTGATATTACAAGATTTAAAAGTTGTGATTCCGCTTGTCTTATGTATATTCTATTTCATTATTTCACATTCTTTGTTAAAACGATTTCAATCTTATGTAAGAACAGTGTTTGAAATGATGAACAATATGAAAGAGACGGAAAATTTAGCTGTAATTGGGACAATGTCTACAACAATTGCGCATGAAATCCGAAATCCATTAACGGCTTTGAAAGGGTTTACGCAAATGCAAAAAGAAAGAAACCCTGAAGATATGATTAGCTATGAAATAATGCTACAAGAGATTGAGAGAATCAACGGTTTTGTTAGCGAATTGATGTTATTAGGAAAACCGAAACCAACAAATTATGAATGGTGTAACATACGGGAAATCCTTTTATATGTTGTGCAGTTAATGGAAAGTTATGCGAGTCAATATAAGGTGAAAGTTTATTTGCAAGGAGATGGAAATTTACCCGTTATAAACGGTGATGATAAACAATTAAAACAAGTGTTGTTAAATATTATTAAAAACGGAATAGAATCAATGCCCGAAGGTGGGGACATTCATATTCGGGCATATGAAAAAACTAAGGGGTATTTGTGTATTTCTGTCGAGGATCAAGGTTTAGGGATAGAGAAGGAGAAGCTAGAGAAGATTGGAAAGGCTTTTTACACAACAAAGGAGAATGGTACAGGACTTGGTTTAATGATTACATATAAAATTATTAAAGAACATCAAGGGAGTATCACCGTTCAAAGTAGTATGGGTGTGGGAACGAAGGTGGAAATTTATTTACCGACAGTGTAG
- a CDS encoding cyclase family protein → MKVIDLSQTFENNMSQFPGTPKIQLEAITNVEETGYQVTDFHSVVHVGTHCDAPAHFISGATTIDQLPLKQFVGEAVLIDVTHIQERKLPKEVLHNTDIKEDDIVIFHSNLSNKWNTAAYEKEAFYLSEELAEELVQLKVKSVGLDFISPDEVTTETSPIHHILLGNNIYLIENLTNLDAIKAKRFFFSAAPLKIKDSDGAFARAFAVIF, encoded by the coding sequence ATGAAAGTAATCGACCTATCACAAACATTTGAAAACAATATGTCTCAATTTCCTGGAACACCAAAAATCCAACTAGAAGCAATTACAAACGTTGAAGAGACGGGCTATCAAGTTACAGATTTTCATTCTGTCGTTCATGTAGGTACACATTGCGATGCCCCTGCGCATTTCATTTCAGGTGCAACCACCATTGATCAATTACCCCTAAAACAATTTGTAGGTGAGGCCGTTCTTATCGATGTAACTCATATCCAAGAGAGAAAGTTACCTAAGGAAGTATTGCATAATACCGATATAAAAGAAGATGATATTGTCATTTTCCATTCCAATCTATCTAATAAGTGGAATACAGCAGCTTATGAGAAAGAAGCGTTTTATCTTTCCGAAGAATTAGCTGAAGAACTGGTTCAATTAAAAGTAAAATCAGTCGGTTTAGATTTTATTTCTCCTGATGAGGTAACGACAGAAACATCACCGATTCACCACATATTACTAGGGAATAACATTTACTTAATTGAAAACTTAACAAATCTAGATGCTATTAAAGCGAAACGTTTCTTTTTCTCAGCAGCACCTTTAAAAATTAAAGATAGTGACGGTGCTTTCGCAAGAGCATTCGCTGTTATTTTTTAA
- a CDS encoding PRK06851 family protein codes for MTGNVLNYYAGGNTARGFHNLYEENLKGLDRLFILKGGPGTGKSSLIKAIGREWVEKGYDIELLHCSSDNKSVDGVIIPKLKVGIVDGTSPHVIEPKMPGVVEEYINLGVAWDSDKLRKQKLEIERFVSEASKAFQSAYGCFQEALVIHDEWEKIYINNIDFNKANGLTDQLIQKLFTDKKGKQSIVKHRFLGAATPKGAVDFVPNLTEGLPHRYFIKGRPGSGKSTMLKKLAQAAEEKGFEVEVYHCGFDPNSLDMVIVRELGFAIFDSTAPHEYFPSRVGDEIIDMYALIVTPGTDEKYAKEIRDVSIQYKAKMNEAMSFLAKAKSVRDKLERIYIAAMDFSKVDAYKEEIQKEFERITATVIEKRK; via the coding sequence GTGACAGGTAATGTATTGAATTATTATGCTGGTGGAAATACAGCTAGGGGATTTCATAATTTATACGAAGAGAATTTAAAAGGGCTAGACAGGTTGTTTATTTTAAAGGGTGGTCCAGGAACTGGGAAATCTTCTTTAATAAAGGCAATAGGTCGTGAATGGGTTGAAAAGGGATATGATATTGAACTTTTACATTGTTCTTCTGATAATAAGTCAGTTGATGGAGTGATTATCCCAAAATTAAAAGTAGGAATTGTTGATGGAACATCACCGCATGTTATTGAGCCTAAAATGCCAGGGGTTGTGGAAGAGTATATTAATTTAGGAGTTGCTTGGGACTCAGATAAATTAAGAAAGCAGAAGTTAGAAATTGAACGATTTGTATCAGAAGCGAGCAAGGCTTTCCAATCTGCTTACGGATGTTTTCAAGAGGCATTAGTTATACACGATGAGTGGGAGAAAATATATATTAATAATATTGATTTTAACAAAGCAAATGGACTAACAGATCAATTGATTCAGAAATTATTTACAGATAAAAAGGGGAAACAATCGATTGTGAAACATCGGTTTTTAGGAGCTGCTACACCGAAAGGAGCAGTTGATTTCGTTCCTAATTTAACAGAAGGATTACCACATCGTTATTTTATAAAAGGACGCCCTGGCTCTGGAAAATCAACAATGCTCAAAAAGTTAGCGCAGGCAGCAGAAGAAAAAGGGTTTGAAGTTGAAGTATATCATTGCGGATTTGATCCGAATAGTCTTGATATGGTTATTGTAAGAGAATTAGGATTTGCAATTTTTGATAGTACCGCACCACATGAATATTTTCCAAGTCGCGTGGGTGATGAGATTATAGATATGTACGCTCTTATTGTTACACCGGGGACGGATGAAAAATATGCTAAAGAAATTCGTGACGTTTCCATTCAATATAAGGCAAAAATGAATGAGGCGATGTCTTTCTTGGCAAAAGCGAAATCAGTTCGTGATAAATTAGAACGAATTTATATTGCTGCTATGGATTTTTCAAAAGTGGATGCATATAAAGAGGAAATTCAAAAAGAGTTTGAACGAATTACCGCTACTGTAATTGAAAAGAGAAAGTAG
- a CDS encoding nucleotidyltransferase domain-containing protein: MRGKIELELERIEQENDVKILFAVESGSRAWGFPSKDSDYDVRFVYIHPVEWYLSIHDKRDVIEYPISDDLDISGWDIKKALQLFAKSNPALLEWIRSPIFYSKNSNFPEQLQQMSEKNFDPKATIYHYLHMASKNYREFLQGENVKLKKYFYVLRPILACQWLEEKGTLPPVEFDRLITELSIERSVLNEIEKLLVKKKAGTELDVGLKIQVLNQFLEEQIDYYQQYVKGIEKGLGIDIESLNTLFRNMLFEVYQKEHK, translated from the coding sequence ATGAGAGGGAAAATTGAATTAGAGCTAGAAAGAATTGAGCAAGAGAATGATGTGAAAATTTTATTTGCAGTGGAATCAGGGAGTCGTGCTTGGGGATTTCCATCGAAAGATAGTGATTATGATGTTAGGTTTGTTTATATACATCCAGTAGAATGGTATTTATCAATTCATGATAAACGAGATGTAATTGAATATCCGATTAGTGATGATTTAGATATAAGTGGCTGGGATATTAAAAAGGCATTGCAACTATTCGCGAAGTCAAATCCAGCTTTACTTGAGTGGATTCGATCACCAATTTTTTATTCGAAAAACTCTAATTTTCCAGAGCAGCTTCAGCAAATGAGTGAAAAGAATTTTGATCCAAAGGCAACGATATATCATTACTTACATATGGCTTCAAAAAATTATCGTGAATTTTTGCAAGGCGAGAATGTAAAGTTGAAAAAGTACTTTTATGTATTACGTCCTATTTTAGCTTGTCAATGGCTAGAAGAGAAAGGGACATTACCTCCAGTAGAATTTGACCGATTAATTACAGAACTATCTATAGAACGTAGTGTATTGAATGAGATTGAGAAATTGTTAGTAAAGAAAAAAGCAGGTACGGAATTAGATGTTGGATTGAAAATTCAGGTGTTAAATCAATTTTTAGAAGAACAAATTGATTATTATCAGCAATACGTGAAAGGGATTGAAAAGGGGTTAGGGATTGATATTGAGAGTTTGAATACACTATTTAGAAACATGTTGTTTGAAGTATACCAAAAAGAGCACAAATAA
- a CDS encoding MFS transporter has protein sequence MQPSAPPHLESTETIFSSSITKLVVFICWLAILADGYDLGIYGAVLPELLEDNSWALSPAQAGTMASYALFGMFIGAILVGTITDLIGRKWTLICCLALFSITMGLAAIAPSPELFGLSRFIGGIGLGGVIPTASALTVEYSPKKRQSFIYALMFTGYPLGIVLGAILSMFMLENFGWRIMFGIGMIPLLLIPFIIRYLPESIQFLLSRNRQEEVNKILNRFQIEFHVKDEIPETPSNIQKKNGFLTLFSKEYIKATLLFWITYIMGMFLIYGLNTWLPQMMRQAGYPLGSSLSFLLMLNITAAIGALFAGAIADRIGAKIVISISYLMAAICIGLLTIQPSVTIIYLLIGLAGIGSVGITQILNAYVTQYFPSHIRATSLGWGLGLGRVGAIAGPILVGIIMTMQYDLAWNFYLFSFAGLIAAISVFFIPTK, from the coding sequence ATGCAACCTTCTGCTCCACCTCATCTAGAATCTACAGAAACTATCTTTTCAAGCTCTATTACAAAACTTGTTGTTTTTATTTGTTGGCTCGCCATTCTAGCTGACGGATATGATTTAGGTATTTACGGCGCTGTTCTGCCAGAGCTTCTAGAAGACAACAGCTGGGCCCTATCACCAGCTCAAGCTGGAACAATGGCCAGCTATGCTCTATTTGGGATGTTTATTGGCGCTATTCTAGTCGGAACCATTACAGATTTAATTGGACGAAAGTGGACACTTATATGCTGTTTAGCTCTTTTTTCTATCACAATGGGCTTAGCTGCAATTGCTCCTTCTCCTGAATTATTTGGGTTATCTCGATTTATCGGAGGAATCGGATTAGGCGGTGTTATCCCAACGGCTTCAGCACTTACTGTTGAATATTCACCAAAAAAACGGCAATCTTTTATTTACGCTCTGATGTTTACCGGCTATCCTTTAGGTATCGTGTTAGGTGCTATTTTATCCATGTTTATGCTAGAAAATTTCGGATGGAGAATTATGTTTGGCATCGGAATGATTCCGCTACTCCTCATTCCTTTCATTATTCGTTATTTACCTGAGTCCATTCAATTTTTATTATCACGGAATCGACAAGAAGAAGTGAACAAAATTCTTAATCGCTTTCAAATTGAATTCCATGTAAAAGATGAAATTCCTGAAACACCATCTAATATACAAAAGAAAAATGGATTTCTTACGTTATTCTCAAAAGAATACATAAAAGCAACGCTACTTTTTTGGATTACTTATATAATGGGAATGTTTTTAATCTATGGTTTAAATACTTGGCTACCACAGATGATGCGCCAGGCAGGATATCCTCTTGGATCTAGTTTATCATTTCTACTTATGCTAAATATTACTGCAGCTATCGGCGCATTATTTGCCGGGGCAATTGCCGATCGTATAGGAGCAAAAATTGTTATTAGCATCTCCTATCTTATGGCAGCCATATGTATTGGACTGCTAACAATTCAACCATCTGTTACAATCATTTATCTTTTAATTGGTCTTGCTGGAATTGGATCAGTCGGTATTACTCAAATATTAAATGCTTATGTAACACAATACTTCCCATCACATATACGAGCTACCTCCTTAGGATGGGGACTTGGACTTGGCCGAGTTGGTGCGATTGCTGGCCCTATTCTTGTCGGTATTATTATGACAATGCAATATGACTTGGCGTGGAATTTTTACTTATTCTCCTTTGCAGGTCTTATCGCAGCTATATCTGTTTTCTTTATTCCTACAAAATAA
- a CDS encoding FAD-dependent oxidoreductase, with amino-acid sequence MIDDTFPQLPSSYWIESTQIPTFPHLSENIKTAVAVIGAGITGITTAYLLAKEGIDVVLIDSGLILNGTTGHTTAKVTAQHDLIYDELINHFGVEKARLYYESNNHALQFINDTVQTYKIDCNFSNEDSYLYTTTDNGLRNLSKEYEAYQKLNIPCDYVQSLSIPIPVQSALVMKNQAQFHPLLYLKTLLEKFVEMGGKVYEQTTAMDVEKGDYPQVITKEGHRITCEYVVSCSHFPFYDANSFFFTRMYAERSYALAIKAKTDYLGGMYLSIDDPKRSLRYITNNGEKLILIGGESHKTGQGINTMLHYGALYSFAEATFGVDEVPYRWSAQDLITLDKLPYIGHINERNPNIFVATGYRKWGMTTGTAAAHLLKDSILKIHSPYKELFAPSRFHANPDIKTFLSQNIDVAKHLIEGKIETALRKPEDLEVGEGSVVHVNGKRAGAYKDKEGKLHIVDTTCTHLGCEVEWNNGDCTWDCPCHGSRFSIDGDVMEGPADQPLKRVDNE; translated from the coding sequence ATGATAGATGACACGTTTCCGCAGTTACCATCATCCTATTGGATTGAATCTACTCAAATTCCTACTTTTCCTCATTTATCCGAAAATATAAAGACAGCAGTTGCTGTTATCGGTGCTGGTATTACAGGTATTACTACTGCCTATTTACTTGCAAAAGAAGGCATCGACGTTGTTTTAATTGATTCTGGTCTTATTTTAAATGGAACAACTGGGCATACAACAGCAAAAGTAACAGCACAACATGATCTTATTTACGACGAATTAATAAATCATTTCGGTGTGGAAAAAGCCAGGCTTTACTACGAATCAAATAATCACGCTCTACAATTCATAAATGACACTGTGCAAACATATAAAATCGACTGTAATTTTTCAAATGAAGATTCATACTTATATACAACTACTGATAACGGTTTAAGAAATTTATCGAAAGAATATGAAGCTTATCAAAAATTAAATATACCTTGTGACTATGTTCAATCTCTATCGATTCCTATTCCAGTACAATCTGCACTTGTAATGAAAAATCAAGCGCAATTCCATCCCCTCCTTTATTTGAAAACACTTTTAGAAAAGTTTGTGGAGATGGGTGGCAAAGTTTATGAACAAACAACAGCTATGGATGTGGAAAAAGGAGATTATCCACAAGTAATTACAAAGGAGGGGCATCGCATCACTTGTGAATATGTCGTCTCTTGTTCTCATTTTCCTTTTTATGATGCGAATAGCTTTTTCTTTACGAGAATGTACGCAGAACGCTCCTATGCTCTTGCAATAAAAGCAAAAACAGATTATCTAGGTGGTATGTATTTAAGTATTGATGATCCAAAACGCTCCTTACGCTATATAACAAACAATGGAGAAAAGTTGATTTTGATTGGCGGAGAGAGCCATAAAACGGGACAGGGAATAAATACGATGCTTCATTATGGAGCACTCTATTCTTTTGCTGAAGCAACTTTTGGAGTAGATGAAGTTCCCTATAGATGGTCAGCGCAAGATTTAATTACGCTAGACAAGCTCCCTTATATCGGACATATTAACGAAAGAAATCCAAATATATTTGTTGCAACTGGATATCGCAAATGGGGAATGACAACAGGAACTGCTGCAGCTCATTTACTGAAGGATTCCATTCTAAAAATCCACAGCCCATATAAAGAGCTGTTTGCACCCTCACGCTTTCATGCAAATCCAGATATAAAAACATTCCTTTCTCAAAACATTGATGTTGCTAAACATTTAATTGAAGGGAAAATTGAAACCGCATTACGTAAACCAGAAGATCTTGAAGTTGGTGAGGGATCTGTTGTACATGTCAACGGCAAACGAGCAGGTGCCTATAAAGATAAAGAAGGAAAATTACATATCGTCGACACGACTTGTACACACCTCGGCTGTGAAGTTGAATGGAATAATGGTGATTGTACTTGGGATTGCCCTTGCCACGGTTCTCGTTTTTCAATTGATGGCGACGTTATGGAAGGGCCAGCAGATCAACCATTAAAACGAGTTGATAACGAGTAA
- a CDS encoding fatty acid desaturase family protein, which produces MKELHTFGWYAARVSPHLPKKAFKPVPTRLFGGLAYLLVALAGLITIGVFELNVWVNLGIAIVLGLCFASLGFLGHEILHGTVVRKAWLRDFLGAIAFMPLSTGPKLWRKWHNATHHVHTQHEENDPDAWPTLEKLKKSKFLSWVYRMPLHVRSFFSFLSLTIQFTLHSTRMFFHFIKEFKSSNQKSVWLQLLLPWTVWISLLFIMGPAKWLFAYVIPLLIANFIVMAYIATNHRLNPIVPVNDPLANCLSVTVPRWVDVLHFNFSYHTEHHLFPAMSSKYYPLVKEKIKEMWPERYHEMPMTKALGALWNTPRVYYQGSELVDPHREHFYGSLGNGLDPHNISYREDHIEEKESVKKVNQ; this is translated from the coding sequence ATGAAGGAGCTTCATACGTTTGGGTGGTATGCAGCGCGTGTATCACCACATTTGCCGAAAAAAGCATTTAAACCAGTTCCTACTCGTTTATTTGGTGGACTGGCTTATTTACTTGTGGCATTGGCTGGTTTAATAACGATCGGTGTATTTGAATTGAATGTGTGGGTAAATCTAGGAATTGCAATTGTTCTTGGATTATGTTTTGCTTCACTTGGATTTTTAGGACATGAAATTTTACACGGAACAGTTGTAAGAAAGGCATGGCTGCGTGATTTTTTAGGTGCGATAGCATTTATGCCATTATCAACTGGTCCAAAACTTTGGAGAAAGTGGCATAATGCAACGCATCATGTTCACACACAGCATGAAGAGAATGATCCAGATGCATGGCCAACACTTGAGAAACTTAAAAAGAGTAAGTTTTTGAGTTGGGTATATCGCATGCCTCTTCATGTACGTTCATTCTTTAGTTTTCTGTCACTAACAATTCAATTTACGTTACATTCGACTCGAATGTTCTTTCATTTTATAAAGGAATTTAAGTCATCCAATCAAAAATCTGTATGGCTACAACTTCTTTTGCCTTGGACAGTTTGGATTAGTTTATTATTTATTATGGGACCTGCAAAGTGGTTATTTGCATACGTGATTCCGTTGTTAATTGCTAACTTTATTGTAATGGCATATATCGCAACGAATCACCGCTTAAATCCAATTGTTCCAGTAAATGATCCTTTAGCAAACTGTTTATCAGTAACAGTGCCGCGCTGGGTAGATGTTTTGCATTTCAATTTCTCATACCATACGGAACATCATCTGTTTCCTGCTATGAGTTCTAAATACTATCCGTTAGTAAAAGAGAAAATTAAAGAAATGTGGCCGGAACGTTATCACGAAATGCCGATGACAAAAGCATTGGGAGCACTTTGGAATACACCACGTGTGTATTATCAAGGAAGTGAATTAGTTGATCCGCATAGGGAGCATTTCTATGGTTCTTTAGGAAATGGATTGGACCCTCATAATATTTCATATCGTGAGGATCATATAGAGGAAAAAGAGAGTGTTAAAAAAGTAAATCAGTAA
- a CDS encoding amino acid ABC transporter permease: MFEIFISTYPTLLKATIVTLQLTLTSLVLGSLIGLLFAFFRISNNKILNSIAHVYIAIIRGTPLIVQIAILYFGITSVVVFTPFWAGAIALAIHNGAYITEIFRGSIQSVDRGQLEAARSLGMPYPLAMRRIILPQAFRLSLPPLGNQFIIGLKDSSLVAYVGMSELWGSSLSIAAGNFQQLDTYVIVGLYYLVLVLLFTYFVNLLEKRLQRKETNSIQVHTKNKKEVSL, encoded by the coding sequence ATGTTTGAAATTTTTATCTCTACCTACCCCACACTCTTAAAAGCTACTATTGTCACATTACAATTAACATTAACTTCCCTAGTACTCGGTTCATTAATTGGATTACTATTTGCTTTCTTTCGAATCTCTAACAATAAAATTCTAAATAGTATCGCTCATGTCTACATCGCCATTATTCGTGGTACACCTTTAATTGTTCAAATCGCAATTCTCTATTTTGGTATTACATCTGTTGTTGTGTTCACCCCTTTTTGGGCAGGAGCAATTGCTTTAGCAATTCATAACGGTGCATATATTACCGAAATTTTCCGTGGATCCATTCAATCCGTTGACCGTGGACAATTAGAAGCTGCTCGCTCTTTAGGCATGCCTTACCCTTTAGCAATGCGCCGAATTATATTACCACAAGCATTTCGTCTATCTCTTCCTCCTCTAGGTAATCAATTTATTATTGGATTGAAAGATTCCTCACTTGTTGCTTACGTAGGAATGTCCGAATTATGGGGATCTAGTTTATCCATTGCTGCAGGTAACTTTCAACAATTAGATACTTATGTAATCGTTGGTTTATATTATCTCGTACTTGTTCTCCTATTTACTTACTTTGTTAACCTTTTAGAAAAACGATTACAGCGCAAAGAGACAAATTCTATCCAAGTCCATACAAAGAATAAAAAAGAAGTTTCTTTATAA
- a CDS encoding ABC transporter substrate-binding protein: MKRKLLTIVASITLCTSFILGACSKESSTTSSNGEKEFRYAMSGLYKPFNYKENDGKLVGFDVEIGEALAKKMGMKPAPITNPWETLIQGLQSKKYDVILGSMAITEERLKAVSFSNPYYRSGAQIFVAKKNTSISSPEDLKGKKIGVVKASTFKTLVAKHTDQITEYDSDITALMDLEPGRVDAVITDQMVGLRMIKEGRSNIKEAGKPLNLDEMGIAIRKDDKEMVEKVNKALDEIIKDGTYEKISKKWFGRNILGEEAKTK, translated from the coding sequence ATGAAAAGAAAACTATTAACCATTGTTGCGAGTATTACACTATGTACATCCTTCATACTAGGAGCCTGTAGTAAGGAAAGCTCGACTACTTCATCAAATGGTGAAAAGGAATTTCGTTATGCGATGAGTGGATTATACAAACCTTTTAACTATAAAGAAAATGACGGAAAACTTGTCGGATTTGATGTAGAAATAGGTGAGGCGCTCGCGAAAAAGATGGGAATGAAACCCGCTCCTATTACAAATCCATGGGAAACGCTAATTCAAGGTCTACAATCAAAAAAATATGATGTGATATTAGGAAGTATGGCTATTACAGAAGAACGATTAAAAGCTGTTAGTTTCTCAAACCCATATTATCGCTCTGGCGCCCAGATTTTCGTAGCTAAAAAGAATACATCTATCTCTTCTCCAGAAGATTTGAAAGGAAAGAAAATTGGTGTTGTAAAAGCTAGTACCTTTAAAACCCTTGTTGCAAAACATACAGATCAAATTACAGAATACGATAGTGATATTACCGCTCTTATGGACTTAGAGCCTGGGCGTGTTGACGCAGTAATCACTGATCAAATGGTTGGTCTTCGAATGATTAAAGAAGGTAGATCAAATATAAAAGAAGCTGGAAAACCATTAAATCTTGATGAAATGGGAATTGCTATTCGCAAAGATGATAAAGAAATGGTTGAGAAAGTAAATAAAGCTTTAGATGAAATCATTAAAGATGGTACGTACGAAAAAATTAGTAAAAAATGGTTTGGACGTAATATTCTTGGAGAAGAGGCAAAAACGAAGTAG